The Paramisgurnus dabryanus chromosome 3, PD_genome_1.1, whole genome shotgun sequence genome includes a window with the following:
- the LOC135768933 gene encoding uncharacterized protein has translation MSDLSEFLRSRGVPDEAITLLEEQKIDSDVIMLMDDAKLANYIPSYGDRIALFNYCKSKKPISKRKHGLLEKLRESMKVRKEGTKENISHADTRTTQRKKLKTTRNVEIGWIHSDGHIAKQVRAKQGGGTRKIQLAVDAGLNDILQEGKKLFFPDGISPKGPESDFEFEVWDFKQNHLTDDTRLSIGTMYETARLTMLRFYIATKPKDLEDDASETSEVILVSAHSGNEINTAELQVGEVMLVSEEVQSSLNVPVDSEITFGSNYSTADDTEDTLIYEGFLMPTSPARPEDVIIITIYHANTFNDMITAFSDEEILNKALHVRRILPDNKEEAGNGSGVLRDVLSCFWQEFYYRCTLGTTVKVPFIRHDFPAEKWKAVGRILVKGYQDCQYLPNKLALPFLEQVLFNNVYSDLKAHFLQFVSSQEREVLMQAMSNFSGVDSDDLVEVLDSYGCRRIITAETLPTIVDEISHKELVQKPMFVIDCWREVTHHQLSLSQEALTKLFSDLQPTTKKVCNLLKSGTDLTTKQKEVINHLKRFIRELDEIKLQKFLRFCTGSDLIVTDSIYVEFEKMTEFTRRPVGHTCGKILHIADTYENFPDFRSEFNAVLESNVWVMDIV, from the exons ATGTCGGATTTAAGTGAGTTTTTGCGTAGTCGAGGGGTCCCAGATGAAGCAATTACATTACTGGAAGAACAAAAG ATTGACAGCGACGTCATCATGCTCATGGATGAtgcaaagctggcaaattacaTCCCCTCCTATGGAGACCGAATCGCCCTCTTCAATTACTGCAAAAGTAAAAAGCCCATCTCAAAGCGAAAACATGGGCTTTTAGAAAAACTTCGTGAGAGCATGAAAGTCAGAAAGGAAGGCACCAAGGAAAACATATCACATGCTGACACAAGAACAACACAAAGAAAGAAGCTAAAAACAACACGAAATGTAGAGATAGGATGGATTCACAGTGACGGTCACATTGCCAAACAGGTGAGGGCAAAGCAGGGAGGTGGCACCAGAAAAATTCAATTGGCAGTTGATGCTGGATTAAATGACATCCTTCAAGAAGGAAAGAAACTTTTtttcccagatggaatatctccTAAAGGACCAGAATCAGATTTTGAGTTTGAGGTGTGGGACTTCAAACAGAACCACCTTACTGATGACACACGCCTGTCCATTGGCACTATGTATGAGACTGCAAGGCTCACAATGTTGCGCTTTTACATTGCAACAAAGCCAAAAGATCTTGAAGATGATGCCAGCGAGACATCTGAAGTCATTCTTGTATCTGCACACAGTGGCAATGAAATCAATACAGCAGAACTACAAGTGGGAGAGGTCATGCTTGTTTCTGAAGAAGTCCAGTCTTCTTTAAATGTGCCTGTGGACTCTGAAATTACTTTTGGTTCTAATTACAGCACTGCAGATGACACAGAGGACACATTGATCTATGAGGGATTTCTTATGCCCACCAGTCCAGCTCGTCCAGAGGATGTGATTATTATCACCATATATCATGCTAACACTTTTAATGACATGATTACAGCTTTCTCGGATGAAGAGATTTTAAACAAAGCACTGCATGTGAGGCGCATACTTCCAGACAACAAAGAAGAAGCAGGCAATGGATCTGGGGTCTTAAGAGATGTCCTCAGCTGCTTTTGGCAAGAATTCTATTATCGATGTACACTTGGTACAACAGTTAAAGTGCCCTTCATTCGCCACgacttccctgctgaaaaatgGAAGGCAGTTGGCAGAATCCTTGTGAAAGGTTACCAAGATTGTCAATATTTGCCAAACAAACTTGCACTCCCCTTCCTTGAACAGGTGCTTTTCAACAATGTGTATAGTGATCTTAAAGCACATTTTCTGCAGTTTGTGAGCAGCCAAGAACGTGAGGTTTTGATGCAGGCAATGAGTAATTTCTCTGGAGTTGACTCTGATGATCTTGTGGAGGTTCTAGACAGCTATGGCTGTAGAAGAATAATCACAGCGGAGACTCTTCCTACAATAGTTGATGAAATATCGCACAAAGAACTTGTCCAAAAACCCATGTTTGTCATTGACTGCTGGAGGGAGGTCACCCATCATCAGCTCTCTCTCAGTCAAGAAGCACTGACAAAGTTGTTCTCTGACCTGCAACCTACCACAAAAAAGGTATGCAATCTGCTGAAATCTGGCACTGATTTGACTACAAAACAGAAGGAAGTAATAAATCATCTGAAAAGATTCATCAGAGAGctagatgaaattaaacttcaGAAATTCCTGCGGTTCTGCACTGGATCTGATCTCATAGTTACAGACAGCATCTATGTGGAATTTGAAAAAATGACAGAGTTCACAAGAAGACCAGTTGGGCACACATGTGGGAAGATTCTGCATATAGCTGACACCTATGAGAACTTCCCAGATTTTCGCTCAGAATTTAATGCAGTTCTTGAAAGCAATGTGTGGGTAATGGACATTGTTTAG